The genomic region GGTTAAGTTCGCGGGCGATCGCTGGACCGTCACCACCAACGGCGAACCCGTGGAAGGGCGCTATCTGATTGCGGCGGATGGGGCCAAAGGCCCGATGCCGAAATTGCTCGGGTTTAAAGAACGCAAACCCCATACTGCATGGGCGATCGAAGTTTCCGGCAGCGAAAGCGACGACTCGGCGCGGATTCAGTTCGACCTCGGACAAGTCAAAAAAGGGTTTATCTGGAACTTCCCGAAAGCTGACGGCTACTCGATTGGGGCGGCGGCGTTGCAAGGGCGCAGTAAAGATAACCTCGACAAAACCATGCAGACTTATGCGGGTCAACTCGGGTTGAGCCTCGACGGCGCCAAACATTACGAACATGGGTTATGTTTGTGGGACGGCGAGCAGAAATTACATACCCAAAATGCGCTGTTAGCTGGGGAAGCGGCTTGTATGGTCGATCCGCTCACGGCGGAAGGGATTCGTCCGTCGATGTATAGCGGTATGAAAGCGGCGGAGGCGATCGATGGCGCCCTCGGCGGCGACGCTAAGGCTTTAGAAACCTACACTCAAGTCATGAATGAGGAGTGGGGAAGCGATATGACTTGGGCGGGAAGACTGGCGGGGGTCTTCTATCAGTTTCCCGGTTTGGCTTATAAGGTGGTTATCAAGCAGCCTGCGGCGACTTATCGCATGGGTCAAATTCTCTGCGGCGAATTGCGCTACGGCGAAATCGCCAATAAAGCGATCAAACATATTAAAGGGAGCTTAATTCCCGGTCGCGGTCGGTAAAGGAAGAAGGGCGATCGGTATTCAATCCGGGTGCAGTGGTTGTACCCGGATTCGATCTTTTAGATTTTAGATTTTAGAGTTTAGATTGATAATCTTGTAGAGCGATCCGATTGGAGTGGAGACCTCGATCTAGGAGGCTTTCTGGCTCGAAAGCGGGCAAGATGCCCGCCCTACAGATTTTGATTTAGGATGGATATAGTGTGCTTTTTTGCTCGAAAGTGGGCAAGATGCCCGCCCTACCGATTCCGATTCTCCCCTTCCCACTCCAATCCTATGACGATTTACTTTTATAAAGTTCCGGATCCCTATGGCTGTTTTTCTAACTTTTCTCCTCACTCGATTCATTTGAACGGTCGGGACTGGCCGACGGTGGAACATTATTATCAAGCGCATAAGTTTGTCGGAACTCGGGACGAAGGGTTGATAGAGAAAATCCGAGGGGTGAAGACGCCGGAAGAGGCGGCGGCGTTGGGGCGCGATCGCGGATACGAGGTTCGTTCGGATTGGGAAGGGGTCAAACGAGAGATCATGTACGAAGCGGTGTTGACGAAGTTTCTCACCCATAGGGACATTCAAAAGGTGTTGTTGGAGACGGGAGACGAGGCGATCGTCGAGGATTCGCCCACGGATTATTACTGGGGGTGTGGCGCTGAAAAAACGGGAGCGAACCATCTGGGTAAAATCTTGATGGAGGTGCGATCGCAGCTTCGCGATCGAGCGGTTTTCACTGAAACAATTGTGGGCGGGTGAGGGAAAAACGAGAGCAGTTCCGGCGGGGGAGATCGAGGGCGATCGCCTCAAAACCTCGATTTCGACGGCGATCGCTGCCCGAGATCGTCGGCGGGTGGCGATCGCTCTGTTAACAAATACCAACCCAAGATTTTCACGATTTTCTTGTTATCATAATTGACAAACTCAAAAATCGGGGATCGAAAACATCCATCAAGCTCGGGTCGATTTTCCATCGGAGTTGAAGGTCGAAATCTCCCTTGATTGCGGCTAAGACTTCTGGGGTCAAAAGCGTCAATCTTCTAGAGTATCCCGTTGCCGAACTGGGATAAAAACGCCCATTGAAACCGAGTTGAAAGGGTCGATATCGCTCGATTTCAGCGCTCAAGGAGGCGATCGCCAATCCGGAAGATGCTTCGTGGATTGAAGCGGCTCAAGCTCGATTTGTTTCGATCGCGAATGGGTGAAAACCCGCTCGACATCGCCATGCTTTAAAGTATAAAGTTAGACAACGCGATCCTGCGGTCGAATCCGGCTCGATCTGGATAGCTCGGCGATCGTTGGCGGTCGGCGATCGTCGCGTTTGAGGACGTGATTTTAAGGCTCGGAATCGAGTTTCTTTTTTCTCTGAAAATTTTTGAGAAAAATTAAGTTTAACAAATAAAAAACTAATTTTTGCATCAATCCGTCATCAAGGGTCGCATCTTCCAAATTTAGGAGAAAATACCAACAAAGAGGAGCTATTAAATTAAGGAGGGAAAAGTTTACGCTAAAACCCGCTCGAAAAAGGGTGAGTCGAGGACCGACGGGCGATCGCGAAAAATATCTAAAAAGATTGAAACTCGGGAGTGTCATTTTGATGTTGCCAACCCCTCGTAGAACAGGAAAAACGCCGATTGCAAGGGGAAAATCACCGAAATTTTCAAGATGGGAAGGGGAAGGGGGGAAAAGTTAAAAACGGGGTTCCCTTGGCGTTGGTACGGTCTAAGTTTAAAAAATGAAACATACAGAAAATCACGTGCGATCGCTCCAACAGAAACTCGATCGGGAAGTTTTACTTCACCGAACGATCGATCGCATCCGACAATCCCTCGAATTAGAAGAAATTCTCACGGCAACGGCGGCAGAGATCCGCTCGTTCCTGGGAACCGATCGCGTGATGGTCTATCGCTTCAACCCGGATAGTAGCGGCGAAGTGATTGCCGAATCGATTGACGAAGGGCGCTTGTGTTCCCTCAAAGGGCTCAACTTTCCCCCGGACGACATCCCACTCGAAGCGCGAGAGCGCTTTTTGCAACAACGAGTGCGATCGATTGTCAAAGTCAATTCCCAACAAATCGGCTTGAGTCCATTTGGCTGCAACGGGAGAGAAGATCCCGGCGAACGCGAACAAGTCGAAATCTCCTATCGCCCCCTCGATCCGTGTCATATGACCTACCTCAAAGCGATGGGGGTTTACTGTTCGCTGGTGGTTCCGATTATTGCCAACGGCGAGTTGTGGGGTTTGATCGTCTCCCACCACGCCGAAGAACGGGACATCTCCGAAGAAGACTTACAACTGGTACAACTGGTTACCGACCAGGTCTCGATCGCGATCGCCCAAGCCACCTTACTCGCCAAAACCCGGGAACGACAAGCGCGGGAGGCGACGATCAACCGGATCGCCACCTTACTGCACGGCAGCCCCGAGATCGAACTGCAAGGGGCCTTAGAAGCGACGGTGCAATCCTTAGACGGTTGCGGGGGGCGCGTGTATATTGCCCCCGCCGAAGGGGACGACGACGTTCGCGGGAGGCGTCTGCCGGAAATCTTCGCGTGGGGCGATCGCCCGACCTTTCCCGACGCGACCGAGACCCCCATCTTAGAAGAACATCCCCAATGGCGCCAGTGGCGAGAACGGCGGCGAAGCCCCAGCCACAATAGTAGCCAGGTTTACGAACGCGCCGACGCGATCGCCGACCTGTACAAAGACCCCAGCTTGGCGGCGATCGCCCCCGCCTTCAAAAACACCCAAATTCGCGGTCTTCTGGTCATTCCCCTGTACTACCGCCAAAAATTCCTCGGTTATCTCAGCATCTTCCGTCACGAAGTCGATACCGAAACCTTGTGGGCCGGACGGTTCAACAGCAACGTCCGCCAACTGATGCCCCGACAGTCCTTTGAAGCGTGGCGGGAACGCAAAAAAAACCAAGCCCGAGAGTGGACCGACGAAGAACTCCAAATGGCGAAAGCCCTCGGCGATCAATTCTCGATGGGCGTAGGCCAATACCTGCTCTATAAAAAAGTTACAGCCCTCAACGCCAACTTAGAATATCAAGTCCAACAACGAACCGCCCAACTGCAAAATACCCTCAAATTTACCCGCATTCTCAAGCAAGTCAGCGATCGCATCCGCAGTACCCTCGACCTCGACGAAATCTTGCAGACGATCGTCGGGCGAGTTCGTAATTTACTCAACACCGATCGCGTCGTCATCTACCAATTTCGAGGGGACGGAACCGGAGAAGTCACCGTCGAAGACGTGCGCGGCAACTGGAAATCGGTTCTGGGTACCCGTTGTCCGGGGGATTGCTTTCCCCAAGCTTACGGTAACCTTTACCTGCGCGGGCGCGTGCGGGCGATCGACGATATCGCCACGGAAGATCTGACCCCCTGTCACCGGGAATTTTTAGAAAGCTTGCAAGTCAAAGCAAATTTGATCGTACCGATTCGCATGGGTTCCGACTTGTGGGGACTGACGATCGCCCACGAATGCCAAGGGCCGAGAGTTTGGAGTAAAGACGAAATCGAACTGGTGCAACAACTCGGCGATCAAGCGGCGATCGCCATTTCCCAAGCCGAACTCTACCGCAAAAGCCAGCAAGCTGCCGCCACCGCCGAAGCCAAAGCCCGGGAACTGACCGTCGCCTTGCAAGACTTGCAACACGCCCAAGGTCAACTCGTCCAAAGCGAGAAAATGTCGAGTTTGGGTCAACTGGTCGCCGGAGTCGCCCACGAAATCAACAATCCCGTTAACTTCATCTACGGTAACCTCGCCCACGCCACCGAGTACGCTCACGACTTGCTCGAACTGCTCGATCTCTATCAAAAACACCTACCCGAACCGGATGTCGAGATCGTCGATCTGATGGAAGATATCGACTTCGAGTTCTTGGTCGAGGACCTGCCGCGAATGCTCGCCTCGATGAAAGTCGGCGCCGATCGCATCCGTCAGATCGTGCTGAGTTTGCGCAACTTCTCCCGGTTGGATCAATCGGAAATGAAACCCGTCAACATTCACGACGGGATCGACAGTACCTTGATGATCCTGCATCACCGGATCAAAGCCAAGGGCGATCGCCCGGCGATCGAGATCGTCAAAAACTACGGCGACCTCCCCTCGGTGGAATGCTATGCGGGACAGCTCAACCAGGTGTTTATGAATATTCTGGGCAACGCGATCGACGCCCTCGAAGAAGCTTGGATCGCCCACTCCCACCCAGACCAGCCCCCGGGGCCGACACCCTCTATTCGGATTACCACCGAACGCCATAAAAATCACACGATCGCCATCGAAATTCGCGACAACGGGCCGGGAATTCCCGAACACCTCAAAAATCGCATTTTCGACCCCTTCTTCACGACCAAGGACATCGGCAAGGGTACCGGGATGGGCCTGTCGATCAGCCATCAGATCGTGGTCGAAAAACACGGCGGTCAGTTCGTGTGCGAGTCCGAACCCGGGAACGGGACGACCTTTCGGATCGTGATTCCGATCGCCGCCCTCCGACCGTCACCCGGGCCGACTCATCCAGTCGGATCGAGGCTTTCCGAGCGTTCGAGCTGACCTCCCGGCCCGATGTAAAACCGACGTCCCCGCCATTGGATTTCGTTACTGGCGTAAGCCCAGACGGCGATCGCCAGCATTTGCAGATCGACGATCGGCAACAGGAGCAAGTCCGTCGCCGCGCCTCCCAAACTCACGTAGGCGATCGCGTAAGCGCACCAGATCCCCAACCCGGCGGCCCCCAACGCGCAAGCGGCGATCGTCGCCCCTCCCCAGGCGAAGGCGATCGCCAAACTGCCTAAAAATAGGCCATTCCACAAAAACTCGACCGCCGTTTCGATCGGCGCCACGAAGCGCACGTGACGGGACCACCGGAGCTGCTGGCTCCAGGCTTGACGCCAACTCCACGGCCCTAAGTATACGTCGATCGCCTGGGGAACGATCGCCCCCCGCCAGCCGAGGGCGCGCAATTTCGGGTAAATTAAACCGTCGGCGCACATCACCCCCGACAACGCCGCAAAGCCGCCCATCTCCGCCAACGCTTGCTGGCGGACTGCCATCCATTTACCGACTACAAACGGGGTTTTGAATAAAGTATAACTGCCGCAAATCGAACAGGCGATCGCCGTCCCGATCCGCAGCGATCGCAAGCGCGCCCCCAACGTGAGGGGCGATCGCACTAAAAACGGCGCCGCCACCAAACCGATTTGCGGGTCTGCAAAGCTGGCGACCAACCGTTCCAGGGCGTCCGGTGGAGGGCAGGTATTACCATCGCTGACCAGGAGAATCTCGCCGCACGCCTGGGCTTCCAATCCCGCCAAATTACTCATTTTCGGGTGGGCGTCCGGGGGAGAGTCGGTGAAAATGACCCGCATCGGCGCTTCCGGATGGGCCGCGAGAAAACGATCGATCGCGGGCCACGCCGGATCGCGGCGATCGCCGATGCCGATTAATACTTCATAAGCTATACTCTGTAAGTTGAGAAACGCCTCTAAATTGCGTTCGAGGCGATCGTCGAGTCCCTTAATCGGTTTGAGAATACTCACTCTCACCGACGAATCCACCTCTGGCGGTGCGGGCGATTCTCCTCGGTCGATGCTGCGCGATCGCAGAAAATATAAAGTCGCTACAACCATCGCCCAAGCCGTGACCGACGCCAACACGGCGATCGCGATTCCAATCCCATTCCATAGCATATTTTTGGCGTTTAAATCGAGTTCGGTTAAAGTATATTTTAAGAGTTTAGAGTTTAGAGTTTAGAGTTTAGATTGGAGACGTTCAAGACTCTAGATGCTCCAAACAACGACAACCCTACCGACTTCCTACTCCCTATGAACCCCACCCCACTCCCTCC from Oxynema aestuarii AP17 harbors:
- a CDS encoding geranylgeranyl reductase family protein gives rise to the protein MFDCIIVGGGPAGGTAAYHLAKRGRSVLVVEKEALPRYKPCGGGVSPAIAQWFDFDFSPAISLKVKQLRYTWQGGDPIDAEIETPEPMWMVRRDVFDNFLIEQAKAQGAQVRDNTEVTGVKFAGDRWTVTTNGEPVEGRYLIAADGAKGPMPKLLGFKERKPHTAWAIEVSGSESDDSARIQFDLGQVKKGFIWNFPKADGYSIGAAALQGRSKDNLDKTMQTYAGQLGLSLDGAKHYEHGLCLWDGEQKLHTQNALLAGEAACMVDPLTAEGIRPSMYSGMKAAEAIDGALGGDAKALETYTQVMNEEWGSDMTWAGRLAGVFYQFPGLAYKVVIKQPAATYRMGQILCGELRYGEIANKAIKHIKGSLIPGRGR
- a CDS encoding NADAR family protein, with product MTIYFYKVPDPYGCFSNFSPHSIHLNGRDWPTVEHYYQAHKFVGTRDEGLIEKIRGVKTPEEAAALGRDRGYEVRSDWEGVKREIMYEAVLTKFLTHRDIQKVLLETGDEAIVEDSPTDYYWGCGAEKTGANHLGKILMEVRSQLRDRAVFTETIVGG
- a CDS encoding GAF domain-containing protein, whose amino-acid sequence is MKHTENHVRSLQQKLDREVLLHRTIDRIRQSLELEEILTATAAEIRSFLGTDRVMVYRFNPDSSGEVIAESIDEGRLCSLKGLNFPPDDIPLEARERFLQQRVRSIVKVNSQQIGLSPFGCNGREDPGEREQVEISYRPLDPCHMTYLKAMGVYCSLVVPIIANGELWGLIVSHHAEERDISEEDLQLVQLVTDQVSIAIAQATLLAKTRERQAREATINRIATLLHGSPEIELQGALEATVQSLDGCGGRVYIAPAEGDDDVRGRRLPEIFAWGDRPTFPDATETPILEEHPQWRQWRERRRSPSHNSSQVYERADAIADLYKDPSLAAIAPAFKNTQIRGLLVIPLYYRQKFLGYLSIFRHEVDTETLWAGRFNSNVRQLMPRQSFEAWRERKKNQAREWTDEELQMAKALGDQFSMGVGQYLLYKKVTALNANLEYQVQQRTAQLQNTLKFTRILKQVSDRIRSTLDLDEILQTIVGRVRNLLNTDRVVIYQFRGDGTGEVTVEDVRGNWKSVLGTRCPGDCFPQAYGNLYLRGRVRAIDDIATEDLTPCHREFLESLQVKANLIVPIRMGSDLWGLTIAHECQGPRVWSKDEIELVQQLGDQAAIAISQAELYRKSQQAAATAEAKARELTVALQDLQHAQGQLVQSEKMSSLGQLVAGVAHEINNPVNFIYGNLAHATEYAHDLLELLDLYQKHLPEPDVEIVDLMEDIDFEFLVEDLPRMLASMKVGADRIRQIVLSLRNFSRLDQSEMKPVNIHDGIDSTLMILHHRIKAKGDRPAIEIVKNYGDLPSVECYAGQLNQVFMNILGNAIDALEEAWIAHSHPDQPPGPTPSIRITTERHKNHTIAIEIRDNGPGIPEHLKNRIFDPFFTTKDIGKGTGMGLSISHQIVVEKHGGQFVCESEPGNGTTFRIVIPIAALRPSPGPTHPVGSRLSERSS
- a CDS encoding glycosyltransferase, which translates into the protein MLWNGIGIAIAVLASVTAWAMVVATLYFLRSRSIDRGESPAPPEVDSSVRVSILKPIKGLDDRLERNLEAFLNLQSIAYEVLIGIGDRRDPAWPAIDRFLAAHPEAPMRVIFTDSPPDAHPKMSNLAGLEAQACGEILLVSDGNTCPPPDALERLVASFADPQIGLVAAPFLVRSPLTLGARLRSLRIGTAIACSICGSYTLFKTPFVVGKWMAVRQQALAEMGGFAALSGVMCADGLIYPKLRALGWRGAIVPQAIDVYLGPWSWRQAWSQQLRWSRHVRFVAPIETAVEFLWNGLFLGSLAIAFAWGGATIAACALGAAGLGIWCAYAIAYVSLGGAATDLLLLPIVDLQMLAIAVWAYASNEIQWRGRRFYIGPGGQLERSESLDPTG